The stretch of DNA CTCCTCTTGGTCGTGAGTGACATAGACCGTGGTGATACCTAACTCCTGCTGGAGCTTTCGGATCTCCGCTCGGAGCCTCACCCGGACCTTGGCGTCGAGGCTAGACAGTGGCTCGTCGAGCAGCAGGACATCGGGGTTGAGTACAAGAGCGCGGGCGAGGGCCACTCTCTGCTGCTGGCCTCCTGAGAGCTGCCCGGGGAACCTGGCGCCCAGCCCGGACAGGCCCACCTTGTGCAGGGCCTGCTCCACCGCGTCTGATATGGACCTCGAATCCATCCGCCTGAACTTGAGACCGTATGCGATATTGTGGAAGACAGACATGTGTGGCCACAGGGCGAAATTCTGAAAAACGATGCCGATGTTCCTCTTGGCAGTGGGAATCCCGTTCATGAGCCGGTCCTCGAAGTAGATCTGTCCTTCGTCGGGGTCATAGAAGCCGGCTATGAGCCTGAGGGTTGTGGTCTTCCCGCACCCCGACGGCCCGAGAAGCGTGAAGAGTTCTCCGTCCTCGATTACCACGTCTACCCGACGGAGAGCCTCTACACTCGCAAACCGCTTGGTTACACCCGAGAGCGTGATCTTCACTTCTAATTCA from Bacillota bacterium encodes:
- a CDS encoding ABC transporter ATP-binding protein: MKITLSGVTKRFASVEALRRVDVVIEDGELFTLLGPSGCGKTTTLRLIAGFYDPDEGQIYFEDRLMNGIPTAKRNIGIVFQNFALWPHMSVFHNIAYGLKFRRMDSRSISDAVEQALHKVGLSGLGARFPGQLSGGQQQRVALARALVLNPDVLLLDEPLSSLDAKVRVRLRAEIRKLQQELGITTVYVTHDQEEALTLSDRIAVMHEGLIQQIGTPRELYERPATRFVADFIGTNNLLPGTVEVVTGLEYRVKTPIGDLIGVSAHGLPAGAACCVAVRPENMAIGRDAAAPTGNGSAAANTASGRVGFYSYMGSTLRYEIETEAGPVLKVDIKDPWHHEIIPIGTAVWMSFAKTATLLIPEGR